One window of the Natronomonas marina genome contains the following:
- a CDS encoding tubulin/FtsZ family protein — MKLAMIGFGQAGGKILDRFLEYDTTRGTGIVGHAVAVNTAKADLMGLDYVPEENRVLIGQSVVKGHGAGTEPELGERCTREDMEEIQSAIDRMTTSEIDAFLIMAGLGGGTGSGGAPLLAQHLQRLYVEPVYGLGILPAKDEGGIYNRNAAKSFQNFVEEVDNMLAFDNDAFKTGGESLQEGYTEINAEIVSRFGALFSAGEVEALGDEVAESVVDASEIINTLGDHGITSIGYASEEVETRDSGLLDRLRGGNRDDGISSAGDDTNRITSLVRKATLGKLTLQCEVDSTERALLLVSGPPEALNRKGIDKARKWLEESTDCMEVRAGDYPLPNEDRVAAIVVLSGVTDVPRVREMQRLAIEAEENVEKLRASSKDDLDSLIEYGDDEE, encoded by the coding sequence ATGAAACTAGCAATGATAGGCTTCGGGCAGGCCGGCGGGAAGATTCTCGACCGGTTCCTCGAGTACGACACCACCCGTGGGACGGGTATCGTCGGCCACGCCGTCGCCGTGAACACGGCGAAGGCGGACCTGATGGGCCTCGATTACGTCCCCGAGGAGAACCGCGTACTCATCGGGCAGTCGGTGGTGAAGGGCCACGGCGCCGGCACCGAACCCGAACTCGGCGAGCGGTGTACCCGCGAGGACATGGAGGAGATCCAGTCCGCCATCGACCGGATGACCACGAGCGAGATCGACGCCTTCCTCATCATGGCCGGACTGGGCGGCGGCACCGGCAGCGGCGGCGCACCGCTGCTCGCCCAGCACCTCCAGCGGCTCTACGTCGAACCCGTCTACGGGCTCGGCATCCTCCCCGCCAAAGACGAGGGCGGCATCTACAACCGCAACGCCGCCAAGTCCTTCCAGAACTTCGTCGAGGAGGTCGACAACATGCTGGCGTTCGACAACGACGCCTTCAAGACCGGCGGCGAGAGCCTCCAGGAGGGCTACACCGAGATCAACGCCGAGATAGTCTCCCGGTTCGGCGCTCTCTTTTCGGCCGGCGAGGTCGAGGCGCTGGGCGACGAGGTCGCCGAAAGCGTCGTCGACGCCTCAGAGATAATCAACACCCTCGGCGACCACGGGATCACCTCCATCGGCTACGCCAGCGAGGAGGTCGAGACCCGCGACAGCGGCCTCCTCGACCGGCTCCGCGGCGGCAATCGGGACGACGGCATCTCGAGTGCCGGCGACGACACCAACCGCATCACATCGCTGGTCCGGAAGGCGACGCTCGGCAAACTGACCCTCCAGTGTGAGGTCGACTCCACCGAACGGGCGCTGCTCCTGGTGTCCGGACCGCCGGAGGCGCTCAACCGGAAGGGGATCGACAAGGCGCGCAAGTGGCTCGAGGAGTCCACCGACTGCATGGAGGTCCGGGCGGGCGACTACCCGCTCCCCAACGAGGACCGCGTCGCGGCCATCGTCGTCCTCTCCGGCGTGACGGACGTGCCGCGGGTCCGGGAGATGCAGCGGCTGGCCATCGAGGCCGAGGAGAACGTCGAGAAACTCCGCGCCTCGAGCAAGGACGACCTCGACAGTCTCATCGAATACGGTGACGATGAGGAGTAA
- a CDS encoding complex I NDUFA9 subunit family protein, which yields MRILVVGGSGFIGTALCEELHGRGHEVTALARHPEEADLPSGVERVMGDVTAYDSIEAHFEGQDAVVNLVALSPLFRPAGGNEAHFAVHRDGTENVVRAAEAHGVGRLVQMSALGADPDGDTAYIRSKGLAEAIVRESDLEWTMFRPSVVFGDGGEFIPYTKQLATPYLTPLPGGGKTRFQPIWVGDLVPMLADAVEGAAPDDEPADDAELDEELTPAIRRIGDGDENPHAGRIYEIGGPEVLTLAEVARLAHGADGKPVDVVSIPMPLAKIGLSTLDHVPGGVLDALPGVPRMGSDQYRSLQFDNTTDDNDVAAFGVEVSALRTVAEYLGVDPDELED from the coding sequence ATGCGAATCCTGGTCGTCGGCGGGTCCGGCTTCATCGGTACGGCGCTGTGTGAGGAACTCCACGGGCGGGGTCACGAGGTGACCGCGCTCGCACGGCACCCCGAGGAGGCCGATCTGCCGTCCGGCGTCGAGCGGGTCATGGGCGACGTGACTGCCTACGACTCCATCGAGGCCCACTTCGAGGGGCAGGACGCCGTGGTCAACCTGGTGGCGCTGTCGCCGCTGTTCCGGCCCGCGGGCGGTAACGAGGCCCACTTCGCCGTCCACCGCGACGGCACCGAGAACGTCGTCCGGGCCGCCGAGGCCCACGGCGTCGGCCGACTCGTCCAGATGAGCGCGCTGGGCGCCGATCCCGACGGCGACACCGCCTACATCCGTTCGAAGGGACTCGCGGAGGCCATCGTCCGGGAGTCCGACCTCGAGTGGACGATGTTCCGGCCCTCGGTCGTCTTCGGGGACGGCGGCGAGTTCATCCCGTACACGAAACAGCTGGCGACGCCCTATCTCACGCCGCTGCCGGGCGGCGGCAAGACGCGGTTCCAGCCGATATGGGTCGGCGACCTCGTGCCGATGCTCGCCGACGCCGTCGAGGGGGCCGCTCCCGACGACGAACCGGCGGACGACGCCGAACTCGACGAGGAATTGACGCCAGCGATCCGACGGATCGGCGACGGCGACGAGAACCCGCACGCCGGCCGAATCTACGAGATCGGCGGCCCGGAGGTGCTGACGCTCGCGGAGGTGGCCCGCCTGGCTCACGGCGCCGACGGCAAGCCCGTGGACGTGGTGTCGATCCCGATGCCGCTGGCAAAAATCGGTCTCTCCACCCTGGACCACGTTCCCGGGGGTGTCCTCGATGCGCTGCCCGGCGTTCCGCGGATGGGCTCGGACCAGTACCGCTCGTTGCAGTTCGACAACACCACCGACGACAACGACGTGGCCGCATTCGGCGTCGAGGTCTCCGCGTTGCGGACCGTCGCCGAGTACCTCGGCGTCGACCCCGACGAACTCGAGGACTGA
- the rnhB gene encoding ribonuclease HII, with product MEFGVDEAGKGPVLGSMFAAAVRAPRAALPAGLDDSKRLSDDRRERLADRLHDDDRVAVGLAEIPPERIDAGNMNDLTVAAHAEALAAVAESGDAGLCDAGDVDADRFAARVEARTGTDVAVDARHGADGDDDLVAAASVVAKSAREAHVAALEAEYGAVGSGYPSDPTTRAFLREHLAETGDLPACARRSWSTCEDLRAAAEQSALEEF from the coding sequence ATGGAGTTCGGCGTCGACGAGGCGGGGAAGGGACCGGTGCTCGGGTCGATGTTCGCCGCGGCGGTGCGGGCGCCCCGGGCGGCGCTGCCGGCGGGCCTCGACGACTCCAAGCGACTGTCCGACGACCGCCGCGAACGGCTGGCCGACCGTCTCCACGACGACGACCGGGTGGCCGTCGGCCTCGCCGAGATACCGCCGGAACGCATCGACGCCGGCAACATGAACGACCTCACGGTCGCGGCTCACGCCGAGGCGCTGGCGGCGGTCGCCGAGTCGGGCGACGCCGGTCTCTGTGACGCGGGCGACGTCGACGCCGACCGCTTCGCCGCCCGCGTCGAAGCACGGACCGGGACCGACGTCGCGGTCGACGCACGGCACGGCGCCGACGGCGACGACGACCTGGTCGCGGCCGCGAGCGTCGTGGCAAAGAGCGCCCGCGAGGCTCACGTCGCCGCACTCGAAGCGGAGTACGGGGCGGTCGGCAGCGGCTACCCGAGCGATCCGACGACCCGGGCGTTCCTCCGCGAGCACCTCGCCGAAACCGGCGACCTCCCGGCGTGTGCGCGGCGGTCGTGGTCGACCTGCGAGGACCTCCGTGCGGCCGCAGAGCAGTCCGCCCTCGAGGAGTTCTGA
- a CDS encoding response regulator, translating to MSKDVILVVEDEPELANLYSGWLAEKYPVRVANDGPEALEEFDEDVEVVLLDRELPGMNGSAVLSMLRDRGADCQVAMVTAVEPEMDVVEMGFDAYVTKPVREDELFELVDHLLHRRVYDENVRKLFAAISKQIALENEYSREELADDPQYQYLLAEIEKLRDETADLAEQFDDENFRTALSSLQ from the coding sequence ATGAGCAAAGACGTCATCCTCGTCGTCGAGGACGAGCCCGAACTCGCGAACCTGTACAGCGGCTGGCTCGCCGAGAAGTACCCCGTCCGGGTCGCAAACGACGGCCCGGAGGCCCTAGAGGAGTTCGACGAGGACGTCGAGGTCGTCCTTCTCGACCGCGAGTTGCCCGGCATGAACGGCAGCGCGGTCCTCTCGATGCTCCGCGACCGGGGCGCCGACTGCCAGGTAGCGATGGTCACCGCCGTCGAGCCCGAGATGGACGTCGTCGAGATGGGCTTCGACGCCTACGTCACCAAACCCGTCCGCGAGGACGAACTGTTCGAACTCGTCGACCACCTGCTCCACCGGCGGGTCTACGACGAGAACGTCCGCAAGCTCTTTGCGGCCATCTCGAAACAGATCGCCCTCGAAAACGAGTACTCCCGGGAGGAACTGGCGGACGACCCCCAGTACCAGTACCTGCTGGCCGAGATCGAGAAACTGCGCGACGAGACCGCCGACCTCGCCGAGCAGTTCGACGACGAGAACTTCCGTACTGCGCTGTCCTCGCTGCAGTAA
- a CDS encoding tRNA pseudouridine(54/55) synthase Pus10: MSLIDDARALLESGPLCDSCLGRPVADRSFGLTNAERGRALRTVVALADDEPFEEPDAECWVCEGVCSRFDELADRLVEALGDTELYTYQVGTRVPPLLEENDRLLREGAGLDPDAGEELKTELNREVGRRVGARLGAEVDFRRPDVQFLLDLEADAVELQRNSVTVYGRYRKLERGIPQTEWDTYDESVEELVAPPFLNAFRGTEAVFHGAGREDVDALMLGGGRPFVLEVKEPRRRDADLAELAAQVDGEKVAVEDLAFVSYEMIERVKEHDATKTYRATVAFDEPVSDEAFETALDALEGATVEQRTPHRVDHRRADLVREREVLSVDAELEDEYTAVVDVHGEGGLYIKELVSGDEGRTEPSLAGELGVGATVTALDVLDVEGVSGPFLTDEYRRDRAGEPARAPE, from the coding sequence ATGAGCCTCATCGACGACGCCCGCGCGTTGCTCGAGTCGGGCCCGCTGTGTGACTCCTGTCTCGGCCGCCCCGTCGCCGACCGGAGTTTCGGGCTGACGAACGCCGAACGGGGGCGGGCGCTCCGGACCGTCGTCGCGCTGGCCGACGACGAGCCCTTCGAGGAGCCCGACGCGGAGTGCTGGGTCTGCGAGGGCGTCTGCTCGCGGTTCGACGAGTTGGCCGACCGGCTGGTCGAGGCGCTGGGCGACACCGAACTGTACACCTACCAGGTCGGCACCCGGGTGCCGCCGCTGCTCGAGGAGAACGACCGCCTGCTTCGAGAGGGCGCGGGTCTCGACCCCGACGCCGGCGAGGAGCTGAAGACCGAACTGAACCGCGAGGTCGGCCGGCGCGTCGGCGCACGGCTCGGCGCCGAGGTCGACTTCCGGCGACCCGACGTCCAGTTCCTGCTGGACCTGGAGGCCGACGCCGTCGAACTCCAGCGCAACTCCGTGACCGTCTACGGCCGCTACCGGAAACTGGAGCGCGGCATCCCCCAGACCGAGTGGGACACCTACGACGAGAGCGTCGAGGAACTCGTCGCGCCGCCCTTCCTGAACGCCTTCCGGGGGACCGAGGCCGTCTTCCACGGCGCGGGCCGCGAGGACGTCGACGCCCTGATGCTCGGGGGCGGCCGGCCGTTCGTCCTCGAAGTGAAAGAGCCCCGACGGCGGGACGCCGACCTCGCGGAACTGGCCGCCCAGGTCGACGGCGAGAAGGTGGCCGTCGAGGACCTCGCGTTCGTCAGCTACGAGATGATAGAGCGGGTCAAGGAGCACGACGCCACGAAGACCTACCGCGCGACGGTCGCCTTCGACGAACCGGTTTCCGACGAGGCGTTCGAGACGGCGCTCGACGCCCTCGAGGGGGCTACCGTCGAACAGCGGACGCCGCACCGCGTCGACCACCGCCGCGCCGACCTGGTCCGCGAGCGGGAGGTACTCTCGGTCGACGCCGAACTCGAAGACGAGTACACCGCCGTCGTCGACGTCCACGGCGAGGGGGGTCTCTACATCAAGGAACTCGTGAGCGGCGACGAGGGGCGGACCGAGCCCAGCCTGGCGGGCGAACTCGGCGTCGGCGCGACGGTGACCGCCCTCGACGTCCTCGATGTCGAGGGCGTCTCGGGACCGTTTTTGACCGACGAGTACCGGCGCGACCGGGCGGGCGAGCCGGCCCGCGCCCCGGAGTGA
- a CDS encoding spermidine synthase produces the protein MKRAVRSVSRAELAVFVSGVASMGLEILAGRLIAPQFGSSIYTWGTIIGVFLAALSLGYYRGGKLASRRADTGHLIRLFVWTAVYVAGLVFAGELLLRSTVALPFPGRAASLPAVVLLFGPPTYLLGFVSPYAAELSDKTGTGEASGHVYAVGTVGSIVGAFGTTYALVPALGTDAIGFLFGVLLVGTAALLAWPDPSRETLGSVLGTVLLLTAAIGTGVAGVSVEGNVVYETQTEYQELRVVDLGDTRTLYLDGQRHSAMDRASPTRHVFDYTRYFHLPYLFADDPDDIDRVLFVGGGGFSGPKRFLEEYDATVDVVEIDPEVIRVARQYFRVPESDRLNVYNRDGRRYLRDTDRTYDVIVLDAYKKDKVPFHLTTVEFMRLVNERLSADGILVANLISAPTGPASKFYRAEHRTVSRVFPQVYSFPTSEGAVVQNIEIVATKNDRRVTETTLRERNERRDVGLDLESEVAAYRHEAPDDDAPVLRDDYAPVDALLDPMVGRRYVVERTNDTETADGRAVSAPVQIGAAGRSSATRPRPATPPVPPAAR, from the coding sequence ATGAAGCGGGCGGTGCGGTCGGTCAGCAGGGCGGAACTGGCGGTGTTCGTCTCCGGGGTTGCGAGCATGGGCCTGGAGATACTGGCCGGGCGGCTGATCGCCCCGCAGTTCGGCAGCAGCATCTACACCTGGGGGACCATCATCGGCGTGTTCCTGGCGGCGCTGAGCCTCGGGTACTACCGCGGCGGGAAGCTGGCGAGTCGGCGGGCCGACACCGGACACCTGATCCGGCTTTTCGTCTGGACGGCCGTCTACGTCGCCGGACTGGTGTTCGCCGGCGAACTCCTGTTGCGGTCGACCGTCGCGTTGCCGTTCCCCGGCCGGGCCGCCTCGCTGCCGGCCGTCGTGCTCCTGTTCGGGCCGCCGACCTACCTGCTCGGCTTCGTCAGCCCCTACGCCGCCGAACTGTCCGACAAGACGGGCACTGGCGAGGCCTCGGGGCACGTCTACGCGGTCGGGACGGTCGGCAGCATCGTCGGCGCCTTCGGGACGACCTACGCGCTGGTACCCGCCCTGGGGACGGACGCCATCGGCTTCCTGTTCGGCGTCCTGCTGGTCGGAACGGCCGCCCTGCTGGCCTGGCCCGACCCGTCCCGGGAGACCCTGGGGTCGGTGCTGGGGACCGTCCTCCTCCTGACGGCCGCCATCGGAACCGGCGTGGCCGGCGTCTCCGTCGAGGGGAACGTGGTCTACGAGACGCAGACGGAGTACCAGGAGCTCCGCGTGGTCGATCTGGGGGACACGCGGACGCTGTACCTCGACGGCCAGCGACACAGCGCGATGGACCGTGCGTCGCCGACCCGGCACGTCTTCGACTACACCAGGTACTTCCATCTGCCGTACCTGTTCGCCGACGACCCCGACGACATCGACCGGGTGCTGTTCGTCGGCGGCGGCGGCTTCTCGGGACCGAAGCGGTTCCTCGAGGAGTACGACGCCACGGTCGACGTCGTCGAAATCGACCCCGAGGTCATCCGGGTCGCCAGGCAGTACTTCCGGGTCCCGGAGTCCGACCGGCTGAACGTCTACAACCGGGACGGCCGCCGGTATCTCCGGGACACCGACCGCACCTACGACGTCATCGTCCTCGACGCGTACAAGAAGGACAAGGTGCCGTTCCACCTGACGACCGTTGAGTTCATGCGGCTCGTAAACGAGCGGCTCTCGGCGGACGGCATCCTCGTGGCGAACCTCATCTCGGCGCCGACCGGTCCCGCCTCGAAGTTCTACCGCGCGGAGCACCGCACGGTCTCGCGGGTCTTCCCGCAGGTGTACTCGTTCCCGACAAGCGAGGGGGCCGTCGTCCAGAACATCGAAATCGTGGCCACGAAGAACGACCGGCGAGTGACGGAGACGACCCTCCGGGAGCGCAACGAACGCCGGGACGTCGGACTGGACCTCGAGAGCGAGGTCGCCGCCTACCGCCACGAGGCGCCCGACGACGACGCCCCGGTCCTGCGCGACGACTACGCGCCGGTCGACGCTCTTCTGGACCCGATGGTCGGCCGGCGGTACGTCGTCGAGCGGACCAACGACACCGAAACCGCCGACGGACGGGCGGTATCGGCGCCCGTCCAGATCGGGGCGGCGGGTCGGTCGTCGGCTACCCGTCCCCGTCCCGCAACGCCGCCAGTTCCGCCCGCCGCTCGTTGA